DNA from Fusarium musae strain F31 chromosome 7, whole genome shotgun sequence:
GTTTGTCCGATCCAAGGCCTCGCCACAGCAGCTGGGTTCCAACTCGCCATGAGCACCGACTTCCCCATTGCTCTGCCAGAAACACAATTTGCCCTCCCGGGCGCAAAGATCGGATTACCGTGCACTAGTCCCTCAACAGCAATTTCACGGCGTTTCCCCCCTGGCACAACATACCGAATGCTCGCGACGGCAGAACCAATAAAGGCATCGGACTACCCAGAGGCCGTCGACGTTGTCAAAGTCTTACCGGGGCAAGATCCTGAGGAGGCTCTAGAGAAGCGTGTAGTAGATGTGGTTGAGCGGATGCTTTTGATGTCGCCGCCGCAGCAGGCTGTAGGGAAATGGGCGTACTGGACGCAGTTTGGATTTGGGAGGACGTGGGGTGATGGGTATGAGCAGGCTGCTCAGTGGGCGGCTAGGGTCATGGCGTTGCATGCGAGGAGTGAGGATGCGAAGGAGGGTGTTGCTGCGTttttggagaagagggaacCTGTTTGGATAAGCAGTGGTGATCATGAGGCCCCCGCAGCTGAAGTCACTGATACGGTTACCGACGATGCTGCTTCTTCAATTGAGGCTGATGTTAGTGATGTTAGTGGTACTGAGGCTGGCGAATCCACACTTGAGAACCAAACGCCCGAGACCGATGTCGACGGTGCTACCACAACAGAACGTAGCTAGACTTGTgaattaaagcttaaattcGTCACTAAGGACCCGAACTGTCTTCCATTGTGGATTCCACCTCTTTGACCTCTTAGAGGCCTACTCGAGACGCAAGCTTTTTCTACCCTCGGACACCCTCAATGCCATGCTTGGCATCTTCAGTTTACTTGCTAAACACAAAACGAGACCTATCTGTCATATCTGCGGTGTTCCCATTCTGCGTCTCCCCGAAAATCACGAATAAAGGTCACGGGGAAGGTCACGTAGCCGAGAAGTGTTCAGAAGTAACAGCAATACTGGTGTCAATGCCGCTGTAAGCCTCGGTGGCTTTCTCGACGGTCTATGCTGGCGACTTGAAGAACCCGCCCATCGGCGGACAGGATTTCCAAGCTGGCCATGGACAGGATGGCAGGGCGTAGTCGCTCACATGAACAAAGATAGCACTGCTCTTAAGCAAACTAACGGATTTACGATAGACGTGTCCATAATTCCTGGTAATCAGGACGGAGGAATTGCAGTGCCGTGGAGCCGCTGCTAAAGGAGCCGTAGACAGGCATAGTATTGGGCAACTTGCAGAATCATAGGCACAACGAACTTCACGACACGACAGTGGTTGTCTTCCAGGAACAGAAGCATGAGCAGGCGCAGGGAAGCGTACAGGGTCATGTGTACTACGAACGTGTTGGCCTGCTCCGTCTGGTATATTGCACCCTTGAAGCCAGTATGTTAAAGCAACGGACGTGGAGGAGAAGGTGATGGAACAGAAGTCCGGTTTTGACGAAGGAGCTAATATTACTTGTCCGCGGATACGAAAACGAGTCGCGTGATGGTCTATCTACTCAACACGCCATTTAACAACTGCACTAGCAGAAATTCTTTTTCAGAAATTCGCGAAACCTACTCTTTCCACTCACTAAGATGACGAGATTCGCTGTTTTCGAGTATCCTATCTCAGACCTTCCGCTCAAGCGTAAGCGCAATGACTCCTAGCCTTCGCCGGTGGCTTGTCGCTGAAAGGGCGTTGCTCATCCTTGATCTGGCCTTTGTTGCAGTACCGGTAGCCGTGGAGGACACGATGGTAGTTTAGCTAGTGATTGCCGTGGTGGCGGCCGTTGATAGTCTCCGTAGGCTTTACTGATTTACCCAATACGCCCATTGGGCagctttcttcatctcctcaacTGTCTCGATTCATATGTTGAGCTAAGCGAAAAAGCTATTGCTTTATTCGTTCGCCTCAGCTATGATCTGTCTTGGTAAGGTAATTGGCCCGCTCAGCTGTAGTGTCACCAGTGACAGTCCAGACTTATCGCGCTTCTCCCAAGCTCTCCAGTTCTGTTTCCGATTCAGCACCGTGGCCCTCTTCCCCGTAGCTATCATAAGGCAcaggctcatcaacatccctTTTCCAAAGGATCCACTTCTTCACAAAGTAAGGAACTTGTTGATCCCATACCCACGTGGCCAGTTGGATCTTTGGACGCTCATAGACCCTTTCAAGGTCCTCCAGACTCCGACTGCTGGTTTCTTCAATCaagaaaagaacaaggatgAATGCGATGACGTTGAGGACGGAGAAAACCCCCAGTGTTCCTCGTGCGTGGAAAGCATGATAGATCTCAGGTAAGAGGATAGATAGGAGACCCGCAAAGAAAAGGTTTATGGTGATAGCTACTGAAGCTCCCTGGTCCGGGTTAGGATTGAACGATAGGGGACCTGGGTAGACTCACTGCTTCacgatgagatgatggaaaACTTGGTCAAGTTAGTGTAGACTTTTACCAAGCACCGGGGTCCTTACCTCTCGGAGGCCAAAGTAAAAGGGATCGGCCCTAAGCGTCGTCAGTTATGTTTATGGCTCATGGGCAAAGTAACTCACCTAAGCCAGGTGCATATGCCGCCACGAAGCCTTTATCAAGTTAGAACAGCTCCCTCGTTTGGGGCGAAGGACTCACAGTATACGAAGACGGTTCCCACGACATTTCGAGCCTCTATACCCTTTGAGAAATTGTCGTTATACGCAATAGCTGCTGCCATGAGAAACAGACTCATTAACGGTAGTGTGAAGAGCAGCCATCGCCTGCGGCCCAACGTGTCGATCGATCTTTGGACTGTTAGTACAGGTATTCTGAACGGGGGCAAGGTACTAACCTCATTGCAAGGAGTCCGAACAGAAAGTTTACACCACCTGCACCGTAGTTAGTGTGAGACACGAGGCTCATGTGGCTGAGGACTCTTGAAGCACGTACCAAAGCCGACGCTGTATGCTAGAGTTGCCTTGAGGTTGTCGTATGCCCCACTGAACATCTTGTTAGAGTAGAATGCGAAGACGTTGACTAAGAAGTGTTAGTAGACTTTGTGAACAAGGGTTCCTCAATGTACCTCCACATAGCTGCTGTGCCAGTGAGACTATGCAGGTGCTGTATACAGCATTTCTCAAGAACCTTGCCTGGAAAAGGGTCGAGTACTGCAGCTTTGATAGCCTCAAGGAGGCTGCAACTCGTCCCATGTATGTTAGCCCGCTTTGCTTGGTCCTTATTATACTCGCTTGGTCTGTCTCCGCCCTCTGGGGTCGGTTGGGCCaccagatgaggatgagatcacGCAAGGCCAGAAGCTAGTCGTACCGAGTTAGCCACTACCATGACAATAAGGTTATCAGGTCTTACCCGATGAGATCTGATCTTGAGTAGAATCTGAAAGGCACGGTCGATGCTGTAACCAGGAGTGTCGGAACGCATGTAGTATCGTGGACTCTCATAGCACATAGCCACGGCGATGAGTAGGAAGAGCGCTGGAGCGGCTGGAGCACCGAGAATAAGGCGAAGAGCGAGTCGCGATCTGTTTTCTCCATCTTGTCCTAGGTATCCAGTGGCATCAGCTATTACCATGTTGATGACAGACCCCATGAGGATACCGCATGCAACCCTAGAGGTATCAGAGAGAGTCATCAAGAAGCGGAAAATAACATACCAGAGCTGCCAAGCTAGTACAATAGAGCCTCTCCAGAACCGGACGGCTGTTTCGGACGCGAGAACGGGCGCACTAACTGCTTTGATACCCATCGCTGTTGCTCGTTAGTCCATCGACTGGAAAGGAGTTACCGGAAGATAGAACGCCACACGTACCAAAACCAGCAATGATTCTAACCAAGAGCAGTTCGAGCCATGTCTGACAGAACGCAGAACCAATGGAACTTGCAATGATCAACAAGGCGGACACCGTGAGAGCCCCCCGACGACCGATGCAGATATTGATAGGAAGGGACATGGGCGAACCTAGCAAAGCTGCGGTGAAGTAGGGCATCGCATTCATGGCCCCAGAAGTCCAAGTCTCATCGCCTGTAGGTAGGTGTAGAGGGTTCGACACATCCATGGCGTAAATATCAGCTGCATTGATCGAAGCCTGCACATGTCCCTGAAGGAAAGCAGCGAGAGAgacggtgatgatgatggttggcATTCCGGGCTGCGAGAAGACATGTTCTCTCTCATCACGAATGCATTTCTTTTCATCTGGTGTGAGGTTATTGGGCATCGGATTCTCGGAGGACTCGGTAATGGGGTAGTAGTTGATGTTCTGGGCAATGCTGAAGGCCCTCTCAAGTTCGTCGACGGTCACGGTGGGGAGGTGCTCTGCGAGAACAGCGAGGGCTTCTCTGATTTCTGTCGGGGGAGTAGTGTCGGCTGTTCGTATGTCAGCTCGTGTCCCTAGCTATTGACAGCAAGATACTCACAGAGCACGCTTCGATCGCCACCGCGTTCCTTGATCTGTCGTCTTATCCATGTCTCCCAGTCCTTTTTGAACTCGGAAACCTTGCCAGAAAGAGAAAATGAAGCCTTTCCATCAGCCATAGTCAATTGGTCCCAGATGGCAACTAATGTTGGGCCTGGATAAGATTAATTGCAAGTCGGAAAGGATGGCTCAACGGACGTTATATAACTGCACGAGGCATACTCCCAAGCAGCGCGACACATGTATTTAATTCCTTTGAACTGATTTGCCGACGAAATCACAAAACGCGGCTCTGTTCGCTCGGAGAACTGCATTGGTGGTTGCAGGACATGAGGCTCACCGCCATGGTTGAAACAATAGACCAAGTTTGAATAAGAGAACGATGTCTACAAAACAAGGATTTATCCCTGGAGGTAAACAAACTCGTTGCGACTTTTGATTGAGCATTGACCCGATGCAAGATAGTAACCAATCGTGGTATGCAGTAAGCGAGTCACGGCTGTTGAGGGGGTTGAAAATGAGGCCATACTACTCTTCTCCAGGTTTGAATTTGTGATTTCATAGCAAACAAACCAAAAGTGCAGCGAACGATGACTAGACGACCCAATTCGTTCTCACCATTGGTTTAATACCCTGGCATCAAACCACCAATCGCCTCTCGAGGGTTTCTTCCATTACGCAAACTGCAGTCTCGATGATATCTTTGACTCAGACCGAGTGTTTCATAAAACGGCATGGAGGGCTTGGGGATGTCACACAACATCCGCAGCGGCGCAGCCTGATTTTGCCTTCCCATATCAACATTCCCCAGACCCGAGACTCCCCGCCCGATGACCAAGTAGCTTCGAAAGGTTCTGGCTTTTGCGGAGGCGGGGCGTTTTGAGGACGTACCGATTGGTattctctctcatcatccCGTCTCCCCATATTTCTTGGTCCTAACCCCGCTGGCTCACCTTTTTCCCGCGTTTGGCTTATGCATACCCCAGaattcttctcttcgtcacTCTCGTCAGGGATAGACTTGCTCTGACCTCAGTATGACCCCAATGGAACCCATAGGCGGCGCCATCGCCGTTGCACAGGCGATCGTAGGCACTTGCAAAGCCATCCACATGTGTGTAACGGCGATCAAAGACTCGCACGACACGCTGGATCGATGGAACGTTTCGATTAGCTCTCTCCAACATATGTCGGAGCAGTTCGAAGTTGTGTTACATGAGAGAAGGGCCCGTCATCCTGCCAGGGGATCGCTCGAAGGAACGCACTATGGAGTCATCAGCGCACATCTTGATCGATTCAGCCGTGACCTGAGGAAGCTTGAGAGCAATATCTCGAGTACCAACCTTGCCAACcgagcttcagcttcgaaGATCTCGTTGAGAAGCAAAGTAAAGCTTGCCTTCACAATGGACTGGAGAGAGAACGAGCAGCTCCTCAAGTGGATAGATCGCCACGTCACTTTTCTTCAAATCAACATAGATCTCATAAGAGGGTATGTCCCAGTACCACTATTTCTCAGGCTTCCTCGTCGATACTGAAACTGTCACAGCGTGAACGAGGAAAACATGAATGACATTGAACGAGCCTTGGGGACGGGCCACGACAGTTGGAAACCCGTTCCTACACCTGAAAGCCTTGATGAACCCAGATTTGTATTGGACGATTGGTTGTCCTCTGCAGAGGGCTTAGCCAAGCATGTTGCCATTCAAAAGTTAGACACTGCAGATAGGGCTACCCCTACACCAACCGAGATGGATTGGGACCTAATGCACGATACAACTGAATTGACCTCTTCAATCACTGTGAGCCCCGTTGAACAGGAACTACGCCTTCATGCCACGATGCAACAAGTGGACAATCTGGAGGCTTCCAAGATGCCTGTCATTGCATCCAATGTTCAGCTGGAGGTTATACGACTATCTGACGAGCTGAACCAAGAGAAAGGACTTACGCCAACCTTCAAGGAGACATTCCGGCTCCAAGAAAGATATGTGAACCTTCTTTTCAGTTCCATCGAAAAGCATCCTGTCTATGGAGACAGAGCCAAGACGTACGTACGTGAGAATATCATACCCAACCTGAACCAGCACGACCCGGATTTACGCGAGGTTTGGTGGAGTGTCGGACGGATGTTTTACACCATGGAGGACTGTGACCAAGCAGAATACTGGCTCCGGCGTGCGCTTCTGAATGGCTATATTAGAGTCGATAAGGATAGCAACCACGCTGAGATTGAACAGATTTCCAAGATGATTTGCAAGATCTACGCGAGACAAGGCCGTCCGCAGTTTGCCACTGCCCTTGGACAATACCTAGAACACCACGTTGGATATGATCCAACAAAGATACCTGGTGATCTCGAAAAGGCCGTCGAATGGTGCTTGGAGCAGGGATTTGAAGTCCACACCGAGGGAGATGAGCTGGTATTCACTAAAGAGAAGAACGGCAGAGGCAGAAGCGCATTGCATGAAGCTGCCTTGGATACCAAGGTGAAAGAGTCCATCATCCCACTGTTACTGAAAGACGATCTCCTCGCACTAAGAAACGCTAGCGGAGATACGGCGCTTCTGCTAGCAGTCGGAAAGTCAAACACTGCAGTGGCCAGACACCTCCTCAAGACACCATCACTAGTTCATGTTAGAGATCGGGAAGGCCGCACGCCGCTTCACAGGTGCTGCGATCACAAGACATTGAGTCTACTTCTCGAAGCTCTAAGCGGATCGATGCATCGGTCAAGTCTCACGCATGCAGACCCAGATAGCTATGACGCTTCATCTCTGATCGACATCAACTCACAAGACGCGTATGGCAAGACAGCGCTGTTTATAGCATGTGCGCAGGGAAACCTGAGAACTATGAGGAAGCTCCTCGACTCAGGAGCGCACGTGAACATATCAGTCAACACTGGAGTATGCCCGATCTTGGCTTGCTCATCCTGCACCGGGATATCATTGACGAGTAGAGAGCGGATGATCCTACACTTACGTGCTAAGGGTGCCGATCCGGACCAGCAGGACATTGATGGAAACACGGCCAGGAAGGAACTTCGAAAGTTTTACTCGTCGAGCAAGGCGGTGAATAAGTTCCTGTCTCTTGATCCCGCAGTGGAGATAGAgaggttggagaagaaggctagAGCGGAGAGAAGAGGGAGTAACGCAACTGCGAGCACAACGAGGAGTGTGTTTTCATTGGGACGAGTGTTTAGCTGGGAGACACGgagctcctcatcgtcaagtTGACCTTTCAACTCAGATTTTATATCATACAGGAAAATCCTCACTTTTTCTGTCAGACATCTGCGAATGGCATTGTATACTCTTCACTCGGTAGCTGTCTGGTACAATCTTTGTCGTGAGCTCTCTCATACATAATTACAAAGGAATCAATGAAGCCGTTTTTTTAGCTGTAGTTTCAGTCTCAGATTCCGCAGCAGAGTACAGTTTACCGCACCGTCTTGTCAAGGAGGGGGAAATGGTCCCATCTCTAATTCACTATTGAGCTTTCCTTCCCATCCTCGTTGTGTCTCCTCAGCTCTCCCTCTGTGCATCAAAATTTTCCCTCTACAGCGCAAAATctcccttttttttctgaTCACCGACACTTGGCCTCACGATGTCCGTTTCTTTTGTGGTTATTGCAGCTCTTGAAGAGTATGAGTTTGACCTAGAAGCTAGCTTTCCTCGTCTTGGTCCTTGCGAGTCTCCTTGCCTTGGATGCGCGCTTGCCATTCACCGAGATGACCGTCTTGTTTGCGTGGTTGACGAGACAGAGACTTGCTACACTTAGTGTACTCACAACCATTAGAAATGCACTGCCGTTCCCGACTTTGAAGCTTCTTATCAAATGGCCGCTTATTGTTTCTTGGATCCTACTGGAACTGAAGGCTCTAGTCTAGTACTGCTAGAACCAGGTTGACCATGAAGTCACCCCCCTGGCGTGTTGTACAATGCTTTAAGGAACTCGGATCCGCGCTCCGCTCCCTCAACGTCTTGGCAAACCCTTGCCGAATCACCCCTCGTAATCCGATCGGTGCCGCTCCTGTACTCCGAGTCCAGGAGCTTTCTTCTATCCGGCAATATCTTTCCCTCATCTGCCGAGTCTAGGCCAGGACACCTTACTTCAGAGTACCCCGGGGATTCAGTGAAGTTGGCATTTTCACTGCGGCGCTCGATAAGCTGACTACCCCTCGCGGTTCGTGATCTTCTAGACAACGCAACAAAGCGGGTGGTCGGAGAGACTCACCGCCGATTTCTTCCTGTGATGCATCGACGCCGGTAATCTGACCCCACGTATCGTCGTTCGTTTTGCTGGGCAGGGTCTTTCTCACCAGAGGCCTGTCCAATCCACTCCTCAGTGCCGTCACCAAATgatagaagaggaggagagtaGTGAGTAATCTAGTTAATATTGAGCTTCGCAAACCTTCTGGTCAGTGTTATACTTTAGTCCTAAATTAATGCCCAagtatcctaagcttaggcctAACCTTTATCGTAGGgatcctaaacttaggatGAGATCAGCAAAATGAACCCTGAAGCTTATGATGATGCGATCATCTTTGAGCAGGTAGATCGAGGGACACGGCAGGTTCTCACAAATGCAGGCAAGAAACTACTGTATGGTAGACTTGCTATTCTTCTATCAATCTACACAAGCAATGGACAGCCTCACGCCACAATCTCCACCCGTCTCTTATTCCATTGATGTGTCAacgccttgac
Protein-coding regions in this window:
- a CDS encoding hypothetical protein (EggNog:ENOG41) — protein: MCVTAIKDSHDTLDRWNVSISSLQHMSEQFEVVLHERRARHPARGSLEGTHYGVISAHLDRFSRDLRKLESNISSTNLANRASASKISLRSKVKLAFTMDWRENEQLLKWIDRHVTFLQINIDLIRGVNEENMNDIERALGTGHDSWKPVPTPESLDEPRFVLDDWLSSAEGLAKHVAIQKLDTADRATPTPTEMDWDLMHDTTELTSSITVSPVEQELRLHATMQQVDNLEASKMPVIASNVQLEVIRLSDELNQEKGLTPTFKETFRLQERYVNLLFSSIEKHPVYGDRAKTYVRENIIPNLNQHDPDLREVWWSVGRMFYTMEDCDQAEYWLRRALLNGYIRVDKDSNHAEIEQISKMICKIYARQGRPQFATALGQYLEHHVGYDPTKIPGDLEKAVEWCLEQGFEVHTEGDELVFTKEKNGRGRSALHEAALDTKVKESIIPLLLKDDLLALRNASGDTALLLAVGKSNTAVARHLLKTPSLVHVRDREGRTPLHRCCDHKTLSLLLEALSGSMHRSSLTHADPDSYDASSLIDINSQDAYGKTALSAREHISQHWSMPDLGLLILHRDIIDE
- a CDS encoding hypothetical protein (EggNog:ENOG41), giving the protein MFSGAYDNLKATLAYSVGFGGVNFLFGLLAMRSIDTLGRRRWLLFTLPLMSLFLMAAAIAYNDNFSKGIEARNVVGTVFVYCFVAAYAPGLGPLSFNPNPDQGASVAITINLFFAGLLSILLPEIYHAFHARGTLGVFSVLNVIAFILVLFLIEETSSRSLEDLERVYERPKIQLATWVWDQQVPYFVKKWILWKRDVDEPVPYDSYGEEGHGAESETELESLGEAR
- a CDS encoding hypothetical protein (EggNog:ENOG41), coding for MPFPKLPPRAAYIKLLNPTKRNALSIPVLRDLKSQLDSALTLQPSGRAGLLPRFLPGILKELENASQEQDRTSEEWRRWDWLVSASEWKKQRAGLPDVLVLRSEGPVFSSGHDLKELSQMSREDVKTLFDLCTQVMMTIRRSPVPIVCPIQGLATAAGFQLAMSTDFPIALPETQFALPGAKIGLPCTSPSTAISRRFPPGTTYRMLATAEPIKASDYPEAVDVVKVLPGQDPEEALEKRVVDVVERMLLMSPPQQAVGKWAYWTQFGFGRTWGDGYEQAAQWAARVMALHARSEDAKEGVAAFLEKREPVWISSGDHEAPAAEVTDTVTDDAASSIEADVSDVSGTEAGESTLENQTPETDVDGATTTERS
- a CDS encoding hypothetical protein (EggNog:ENOG41) → MADGKASFSLSGKVSEFKKDWETWIRRQIKERGGDRSVLSDTTPPTEIREALAVLAEHLPTVTVDELERAFSIAQNINYYPITESSENPMPNNLTPDEKKCIRDEREHVFSQPGMPTIIITVSLAAFLQGHVQASINAADIYAMDVSNPLHLPTGDETWTSGAMNAMPYFTAALLGSPMSLPINICIGRRGALTVSALLIIASSIGSAFCQTWLELLLVRIIAGFAMGIKAVSAPVLASETAVRFWRGSIVLAWQLWYVIFRFLMTLSDTSRVACGILMGSVINMVIADATGYLGQDGENRSRLALRLILGAPAAPALFLLIAVAMCYESPRYYMRSDTPGYSIDRAFQILLKIRSHRVRPDNLIVMVVANSVRLASGLA